One genomic segment of Hevea brasiliensis isolate MT/VB/25A 57/8 chromosome 3, ASM3005281v1, whole genome shotgun sequence includes these proteins:
- the LOC110640179 gene encoding growth-regulating factor 4: protein MNSGAVGGVGGGGGAGPGAVTGGMGTGVLAMRSPFTVSQWQELEHQALIFKYMMAGVPVPPDLVLPIQKSFESISHRFFHHPTVGYCSFYGKKVDPEPGRCRRTDGKKWRCSKDAYPDSKYCERHMHRGRNRSRKPVESQTLTQSSSTVASLTVTGSSSGTGSFQNLPLHAFGNLQGTGSGTNQSHYNMDSIPYGIPSKDYRCGQVLKPEVGEHSFFSGASGSNRVLQTDSQLDSAWPWMQSRVSSFPTSKSIDNSMLQNDYPQHSFFSGEFATGEPAKQGGQSLRPFFDEWPKTRDSWSGFEDDRSNPTSFSTTRLSISTPMASSDMSTPSSHSPHDN, encoded by the exons ATGAATAGTGGTGCTGTAGGAGGGGTTGGAGGTGGGGGTGGGGCTGGTCCAGGGGCAGTCACAGGGGGGATGGGGACAGGGGTGTTGGCAATGAGGTCTCCGTTTACAGTGTCTCAATGGCAAGAACTGGAACACCAAGCTTTGATTTTTAAGTACATGATGGCAGGCGTGCCTGTGCCACCTGATCTTGTGCTCCCTATCCAGAAGAGCTTTGAGTCCATTTCTCATAGATTCTTCCACCATCCCACCG TGGGTTATTGCTCCTTCTATGGGAAGAAGGTTGACCCTGAGCCGGGGAGATGCAGAAGGACTGATGGCAAGAAATGGAGGTGCTCCAAAGATGCATACCCGGACTCCAAGTATTGTGAGCGCCACATGCACCGTGGCCGCAACCGTTCAAGAAAGCCTGTGGAATCACAAACCCTTACACAGTCATCATCTACTGTGGCATCACTGACTGTTACTGGGAGCAGCAGTGGGACTGGAAGCTTCCAGAACCTTCCATTGCATGCCTTTGGTAATCTCCAGGGCACTGGTTCTGGAACTAACCAATCCCATTATAATATGGACTCTATTCCCTATGGAATCCCTAGCAAAGATTACAG GTGTGGTCAAGTACTTAAGCCCGAGGTTGGTGAGCATAGTTTCTTCTCTGGAGCTTCAGGAAGCAACAGGGTTCTCCAGACGGACTCGCAGCTCGACAGTGCATGGCCTTGGATGCAATCCAGAGTATCATCATTTCCCACATCAAAGTCGATTGATAATTCGATGTTGCAGAATGATTATCCCCAGCATTCATTTTTCAGTGGTGAATTTGCAACTGGGGAACCTGCGAAGCAAGGTGGTCAGTCTCTTCGACCCTTCTTTGATGAGTGGCCTAAGACCAGGGATTCTTGGTCTGGCTTTGAAGATGATAGATCCAACCCAACCTCTTTCTCCACAACCCGGCTTTCAATATCCACTCCCATGGCTTCGTCTGACATGTCCACGCCAAGTTCTCATTCACCACATG ATAACTGA